A portion of the Glycine max cultivar Williams 82 chromosome 10, Glycine_max_v4.0, whole genome shotgun sequence genome contains these proteins:
- the LOC100814627 gene encoding uncharacterized protein has protein sequence MNNILWNHRWMYDRCYSGRSGLKESFVKGVEEFVRKVSQQDCYENDGGIRCPCVKCGCTRILEDRVVKVHLYKNGFKPNYWIWTDHGEDMPHVDLNEGNNYMDASTSAEYVTQHEQFMLMQDMVCDALRQPQTFEAPNSNNMEEPPNEDTQRFYNLLVEANESLYEGATDSKLLISARLLACKSNWNVPDQCLEFISKMLLDATPIKDGLPKTFYDAKRLISKLGLEAKRIDCCVDGCMLYYDNDVALTKCKFCNKPKYHAKTIGTSNRKPVPIKAMFYLPITPRL, from the coding sequence ATGAACAATATTCTTTGGAATCATCGTTGGATGTACGATAGATGCTATAGTGGTAGAAGCGGGTTGAAAGAGTCTTTTGTCAAAGGGGTTGAAGAGTTTGTAAGAAAAGTTAGTCAGCAAGATTGTTATGAAAATGATGGGGGGATAAGATGTCCTTGTGTTAAATGCGGTTGCACTAGGATTTTGGAGGATAGGGTTGTGAAGGTTCACCTTTATAAAAATGGATTCAAGCCTAATTATTGGATTTGGACTGATCATGGTGAAGACATGCCGCATGTTGATTTAAATGAGGGCAACAATTACATGGATGCTTCTACTAGTGCAGAATATGTGACTCAACACGAACAATTTATGTTAATGCAAGACATGGTGTGTGATGCTCTAAGACAACCTCAAACATTTgaagctccaaactcaaataaTATGGAAGAACCTCCAAATGAAGATACTCAAAGATTTTACAATTTATTGGTGGAGGCGAATGAATCATTGTACGAAGGGGCAACAGACTCAAAATTATTGATATCCGCGAGGCTTTTAGCTTGCAAGTCCAATTGGAATGTTCCTGACCAATGCTtggaatttatttcaaaaatgctTTTGGATGCAACACCTATAAAAGATGGCTTACCAAAAACTTTTTATGATGCGAAGAGGTTAATATCGAAGTTGGGATTGGAGGCTAAGAGGATTGACTGTTGTGTGGATGGATGCATGTTGtattatgacaatgatgtagCATTAACCAAatgcaaattttgtaacaagccCAAGTATCATGCCAAGACTATTGGAACAAGCAACAGAAAACCAGTTCCAATAAAAGCGATGTTTTATTTGCCTATAACACCAAGGTTGTAG